In one window of Nitrospira sp. SG-bin1 DNA:
- a CDS encoding aldehyde dehydrogenase, with translation MSTIHTALRDLGIQAVNSGGSTGNSWWSGRNDGSLLPSINPSTGEQIAGVYPCSSDDYQRIVKESVEAFRAWRMVPAPKRGEMVRLIGQALREKKDQLGTLVSLEVGKIKAEGDGEVQEMIDMADFAVGQSRMLYGVTMQSERPAHRMSEQWHPLGPVGVITAFNFPVAVWAWNAFVAAIAGDTVIWKPSPKAPLCAVAVQQICNRVMQQQGYSGIFSLFIADQPALAEQMVQDERLPLISFTGSVPVGRRVASLVGQRLGRTLLELSGNNAVIVDQTADLDMAARAILFGAVGTAGQRCTTTRRLLIHESRAEELVGRLVKAYAQVHIGNPLEKDVLMGPLIDQVAVEGYRAALDEIKKEGGEVLYGGHVLTRQGYFVEPTLVRAQNHWPIVRRETFAPILYVMTFQTIDEAIQMQNDVPQGLSSALFSNEVRHSERFLSAAGSDCGIANINIGTSGAEIGGAFGGEKDTGGGREAGSDSWKAYMRRQTNTVNWGTELPLAQGIKFGS, from the coding sequence ATGAGCACCATACACACTGCGCTAAGGGATCTTGGCATCCAGGCCGTGAATTCCGGCGGGAGTACCGGTAACAGCTGGTGGTCCGGTCGCAATGACGGATCCCTTCTTCCATCGATTAATCCGTCAACCGGGGAGCAAATCGCCGGCGTCTACCCTTGCTCTTCGGATGATTACCAGCGGATTGTGAAGGAATCGGTTGAGGCGTTCCGTGCCTGGCGGATGGTCCCGGCGCCGAAGCGTGGCGAGATGGTTCGGTTGATCGGCCAAGCCCTGCGCGAGAAGAAAGATCAATTGGGTACGCTGGTCTCGTTGGAAGTCGGCAAGATCAAGGCCGAAGGCGACGGTGAAGTGCAAGAAATGATCGACATGGCGGATTTCGCCGTCGGTCAATCCCGGATGCTCTACGGCGTGACGATGCAGTCCGAGCGGCCGGCCCACCGGATGAGCGAGCAGTGGCACCCGTTGGGACCGGTCGGCGTCATCACCGCGTTCAATTTTCCTGTTGCCGTGTGGGCGTGGAACGCGTTTGTCGCCGCCATCGCCGGTGATACGGTCATCTGGAAACCGTCGCCGAAGGCCCCGCTCTGCGCCGTCGCCGTACAACAGATTTGCAATCGGGTCATGCAGCAACAAGGCTATTCGGGAATTTTCTCCCTGTTCATCGCCGATCAACCGGCGCTTGCGGAGCAGATGGTGCAGGACGAGCGATTGCCGCTCATTTCCTTTACCGGTTCGGTGCCGGTCGGTCGAAGGGTTGCTTCGTTAGTCGGTCAACGATTGGGTCGGACCCTCCTCGAACTCAGCGGCAACAATGCCGTGATCGTCGATCAGACCGCCGACTTGGACATGGCCGCGCGCGCCATCCTCTTCGGTGCCGTGGGGACTGCCGGTCAACGGTGCACCACCACGAGACGCCTGCTGATCCACGAATCGCGGGCTGAGGAATTGGTCGGCAGACTCGTGAAGGCCTATGCGCAAGTGCATATCGGAAACCCGCTGGAAAAGGATGTTCTGATGGGGCCGCTCATCGACCAGGTGGCCGTGGAGGGCTATCGAGCCGCTCTTGATGAAATCAAGAAGGAAGGCGGTGAAGTGCTCTACGGTGGACATGTGTTGACCCGACAGGGGTATTTTGTGGAGCCGACGCTCGTTCGAGCGCAAAACCACTGGCCCATCGTGCGGCGTGAGACCTTCGCCCCGATTCTGTATGTCATGACATTCCAAACGATCGACGAAGCCATTCAGATGCAGAACGACGTTCCCCAAGGCCTCTCGTCGGCGCTGTTTTCGAATGAGGTGCGCCACAGCGAACGGTTTCTGTCGGCGGCGGGAAGCGATTGCGGGATCGCCAATATCAATATCGGAACTTCGGGAGCCGAGATCGGCGGCGCGTTCGGAGGGGAAAAGGACACCGGTGGCGGCCGCGAAGCCGGATCGGACTCCTGGAAAGCCTATATGCGCCGGCAGACGAACACGGTCAATTGGGGAACGGAATTACCGTTGGCGCAAGGCATCAAGTTTGGTTCGTGA
- a CDS encoding ATP-dependent helicase HrpB translates to MSALPIEDVLPSVCCALEAGPNVLLSAPPGAGKTTRVPLILLNALWLSGKKILLLEPRRLAARAAAHRMAETLHEHVGDTVGYRMRLDTKIGPATTIEVITEGVLTRLLQQDPSLETYGIVLFDEFHERSLQADLGLALCLEAQRLFRPDLRLLIMSATLDCGPVSELLRRAPLITCEGRMYPVETRYLDQPLTGRLDAAVSQLIRRSLANDRGNLLVFLPGMADIRRVERILSDSGLPPTVQIAPLHGDLPQDMQDVAIRPTAPGWRKVVLATSIAETSLTIDGIRVVIDAGRVRIPRYDPRSGLTRLETVRVTKDSAEQRRGRAGRLEPGVCYRLWTEKEQVMLAPRRSPEILEADLAPLMLDLAQWGARDPAELSWLTPPPVGAVAQARNLLVQLDAFSADGRPTDHARQMAELPLHPRLAHMVLRALPFGLAALACEVAALLSERDVLQGRREWQNADLRVRIDVLRGQYNTIGQTVDRAAVDRVKRTARLWMRQLGGIQSREVRHQNQDDSSSVGRLIALAYPDRIARRQPDREGRYLLVNGRGARFRTADPLASEPFLVIADLDGGDQWAGINLAAPITQEDIASLYPARLIDEEEIIWDEAVRAVRAWRRRRLGAMILTEETISSPDANKITDILLEAIHKHGLEVLSFSRPLQQWRARVMWLRRIDDTQSEWPDLSDETLLLTLDQWLGPYLTGITTLERVRRLDLTAPLHALLTYEQSRRLDRLAPTHLIVPSGSRLPIDYEQSESPVLAVRLQEMFGSQNTPCIADGKVPLVLHLLSPAGRPVQVTQDLGGFWRRAYADVRKELRGRYPKHHWPEDPMAAVPTAKAKRRKES, encoded by the coding sequence ATGTCCGCACTGCCAATAGAAGATGTGTTGCCGTCGGTCTGCTGCGCATTGGAAGCCGGGCCGAATGTGTTGCTGAGCGCCCCTCCAGGAGCAGGAAAAACAACGCGTGTGCCTCTGATTCTTCTGAACGCGCTCTGGTTATCAGGCAAAAAAATCTTGCTGCTCGAACCCCGGCGTCTCGCCGCGAGAGCCGCCGCGCATCGCATGGCGGAAACGCTGCACGAACATGTCGGAGACACCGTCGGGTATCGGATGCGTCTCGACACGAAGATCGGACCGGCGACGACAATCGAGGTGATTACTGAAGGGGTGTTGACGAGGTTGCTCCAACAAGATCCCTCGCTTGAGACCTATGGCATCGTGCTGTTCGACGAGTTCCATGAGCGAAGCCTGCAAGCGGATCTGGGACTTGCCCTGTGTCTCGAAGCTCAACGCCTCTTCCGCCCCGACCTGCGTCTCTTGATCATGTCGGCGACGCTGGATTGCGGTCCGGTGTCCGAACTGTTGCGTCGGGCTCCTCTCATCACGTGCGAAGGCCGGATGTATCCCGTCGAGACTAGGTATCTGGATCAACCGCTCACCGGACGGCTTGATGCGGCCGTCTCGCAGCTCATTCGGCGATCGCTCGCCAATGATCGCGGTAATCTGTTGGTGTTCCTCCCGGGAATGGCGGACATTCGCCGAGTCGAACGAATCCTGTCGGATTCCGGTCTGCCTCCCACCGTACAAATCGCGCCGCTGCATGGAGATCTTCCGCAAGACATGCAGGATGTCGCGATTCGGCCGACAGCTCCTGGATGGAGAAAAGTCGTGTTGGCCACCTCCATCGCCGAAACGAGTTTGACGATCGACGGTATACGTGTGGTGATCGACGCGGGTCGCGTTCGAATCCCACGGTACGACCCGCGTTCCGGACTGACTCGATTGGAAACCGTTCGCGTCACAAAAGACTCGGCTGAACAACGCCGCGGAAGGGCCGGACGTCTTGAACCAGGTGTCTGTTACCGACTGTGGACCGAGAAAGAACAGGTGATGCTGGCTCCTCGCCGTTCACCGGAAATTCTCGAAGCAGATCTGGCTCCTCTCATGCTCGATTTGGCACAGTGGGGAGCCCGTGATCCGGCGGAGTTGTCGTGGCTCACCCCTCCTCCTGTCGGAGCCGTGGCTCAGGCCAGAAATCTTTTGGTGCAACTCGATGCTTTTTCGGCCGATGGTCGGCCGACGGACCATGCCCGACAAATGGCCGAACTTCCCCTGCACCCCCGCCTCGCGCATATGGTGCTTCGGGCATTGCCGTTCGGTCTTGCCGCTCTCGCATGCGAGGTGGCGGCCCTGTTGAGCGAACGAGACGTTCTTCAAGGGCGACGCGAATGGCAGAACGCTGATCTGCGGGTAAGGATTGATGTCTTGCGGGGGCAGTACAATACCATCGGTCAGACGGTGGATCGAGCCGCGGTTGACCGAGTGAAGAGAACAGCCCGACTCTGGATGCGACAGCTCGGCGGCATACAGTCTCGTGAGGTCCGACATCAGAATCAGGACGATTCAAGTTCGGTCGGGCGATTGATTGCACTGGCCTATCCCGATCGGATCGCTCGGCGGCAGCCGGATCGCGAAGGGCGTTACCTTTTGGTGAATGGTCGAGGTGCTCGTTTTAGGACGGCCGATCCCCTCGCCTCGGAGCCCTTTCTCGTCATCGCCGATTTGGATGGAGGCGACCAGTGGGCCGGAATCAATCTTGCGGCTCCGATTACCCAAGAAGACATTGCCTCCTTGTATCCTGCCCGGTTGATTGATGAAGAAGAGATCATCTGGGATGAAGCAGTCCGAGCCGTTCGTGCCTGGCGCCGCCGACGGTTAGGCGCGATGATTCTCACTGAGGAAACGATCTCGTCACCTGATGCGAATAAGATAACTGACATATTGTTAGAAGCCATTCATAAACATGGACTTGAAGTCCTCTCCTTCAGTCGTCCTCTCCAACAGTGGCGTGCTCGTGTGATGTGGCTGAGACGCATTGATGATACTCAGTCAGAATGGCCCGACCTGTCCGACGAGACGTTGCTTCTGACATTGGATCAATGGCTCGGGCCTTATCTGACGGGAATCACGACCCTGGAGCGGGTGAGGCGGCTGGATCTGACGGCACCACTCCATGCCTTGCTGACTTACGAACAATCGCGTCGCCTTGACCGTCTGGCTCCGACGCACCTCATCGTCCCGAGTGGGTCCCGGCTCCCGATCGATTACGAGCAATCCGAGTCCCCGGTGTTGGCAGTACGGTTGCAAGAAATGTTCGGCAGCCAGAACACTCCGTGCATCGCTGATGGAAAGGTTCCGTTGGTTTTGCATCTTCTCTCCCCTGCCGGACGTCCGGTGCAGGTCACGCAGGACCTCGGTGGCTTTTGGAGGAGAGCCTACGCAGATGTCCGGAAAGAATTACGCGGTCGATATCCCAAACACCATTGGCCCGAAGATCCCATGGCCGCCGTACCGACGGCCAAGGCAAAGCGAAGAAAGGAGAGCTGA
- a CDS encoding peptide chain release factor 3, translating into MTTETTLFSELAAAVARRRTFAIISHPDAGKTTLTEKLLLYSGLLRTAGMVRGRKGRKTTASDWMGMEQERGISITASAMQFPYKDAVVNLLDTPGHQDFSEDTYRTLTAADSAIMVIDAAKGVETQTRKLFAVCRMRRIPVLTLINKMDLPGRPPLDLMTEVEQALNIHASAINWPIGSGSDFVGIVTRADSRVQLFSKTMHGGATKVETDTLPLAELGAHSRVSQETLAHVQHDLELLEIAGNLFTREQFLQGEVTPVFFASALTNFGIESFLDAFVDLAPSPGVRPADRDDGSEMSVDPIDMPFSAYVFKLQANMNPKHRDSTAFLRICSGRFERDMVVKHHRLGREIRLARPHSLVAQERSTVEEAYPGDIIGIINPGVFAIGDTVSLTGGFNYKPLPQFQPEIFARLRPTDVGKRKAFDKGLSQMAQEGTVQIMRSFNDQEVLIAAVGRLQFDVLQYRLRHEYRVETILDALPFSCSAWLEGDPSTFKPPSASMMVKDQRDRVVVLFGDQLMKTIARDRNPDHVLRDMG; encoded by the coding sequence ATGACGACTGAGACGACCCTCTTCAGCGAACTTGCCGCCGCCGTCGCGCGGAGACGGACCTTTGCCATCATCAGTCATCCGGATGCCGGCAAAACGACGTTGACGGAAAAGCTGCTCCTGTACTCCGGCCTGCTCCGAACCGCGGGCATGGTGCGCGGACGGAAGGGTAGAAAGACCACCGCTTCGGATTGGATGGGCATGGAGCAGGAGCGCGGTATTTCCATCACGGCGTCGGCCATGCAATTTCCCTACAAAGACGCCGTGGTGAATCTCCTGGATACACCGGGCCACCAAGATTTCTCCGAAGATACCTATCGCACCCTCACTGCTGCCGACAGCGCCATCATGGTCATCGATGCAGCCAAAGGTGTGGAAACCCAAACACGCAAACTGTTCGCCGTCTGCCGCATGCGTCGGATCCCGGTCTTGACCTTGATCAACAAGATGGACCTGCCGGGGCGTCCACCGCTCGACCTCATGACCGAAGTGGAACAGGCGTTGAATATTCACGCGAGCGCGATCAACTGGCCGATCGGGTCGGGCAGTGACTTTGTGGGCATTGTCACTCGTGCCGATAGTCGAGTGCAGCTGTTCAGCAAGACCATGCACGGCGGGGCGACCAAAGTCGAAACGGACACGTTGCCGCTGGCCGAGCTCGGAGCACACAGCCGGGTGTCTCAGGAGACCCTGGCACACGTGCAGCATGATCTGGAGCTTCTGGAGATCGCCGGAAATCTCTTTACACGGGAGCAGTTTCTTCAGGGCGAAGTCACGCCGGTTTTTTTCGCGTCCGCGCTCACGAATTTTGGGATTGAAAGCTTTCTCGACGCGTTTGTGGACCTGGCGCCAAGTCCCGGTGTGCGGCCGGCTGATCGTGACGACGGCTCCGAGATGTCTGTAGACCCGATCGACATGCCGTTCAGCGCCTATGTCTTCAAGCTGCAGGCGAACATGAACCCGAAGCATCGCGACAGCACGGCATTTCTCCGAATCTGTTCCGGACGTTTCGAACGCGATATGGTGGTGAAGCATCACCGATTGGGTCGAGAGATTCGGCTGGCAAGACCGCATAGTTTGGTGGCGCAGGAACGCAGCACGGTCGAAGAGGCCTATCCGGGCGACATCATCGGCATCATCAATCCCGGCGTCTTTGCCATCGGTGATACGGTATCGCTAACCGGAGGTTTCAACTATAAACCGCTCCCACAATTCCAGCCCGAAATCTTTGCGCGCCTGAGACCGACGGATGTCGGCAAGCGCAAGGCGTTCGACAAGGGCTTGTCCCAGATGGCGCAAGAGGGCACGGTGCAGATCATGCGGAGTTTCAATGACCAAGAAGTGTTGATTGCCGCGGTCGGCCGTCTCCAGTTCGACGTGCTGCAATACCGACTCCGCCATGAATACCGCGTCGAAACGATCCTCGACGCGCTACCGTTCAGTTGCAGCGCCTGGTTGGAAGGGGATCCCTCTACCTTCAAACCACCGTCGGCGTCGATGATGGTGAAGGACCAACGAGATCGGGTCGTCGTCCTCTTCGGTGATCAGCTCATGAAGACCATCGCGCGGGATCGGAACCCCGATCATGTGCTGCGGGACATGGGCTAA
- a CDS encoding cation-binding protein — MKSPQGHEAGPVAKFLAEDHRRLEQLLRTALATSGCVEQGTYDHFRAGLLRHTGMEEKILLPAAQRWNGGTPLSMAAKLRLDHGAIASLLMPTPTPGIVAALRSILDIHNVLEEGPDGLYETCDKLAGSHIDQLITALRTAPEVTVLPHSDTPAVLGAVRRALERAGYECPGELTAS, encoded by the coding sequence GTGAAATCACCACAAGGACATGAAGCGGGTCCGGTGGCCAAATTTTTAGCGGAGGATCACCGGCGATTAGAACAACTCCTTCGGACAGCTCTGGCTACTTCAGGCTGTGTGGAGCAGGGAACGTATGACCACTTCCGAGCCGGCCTGCTCCGCCACACCGGGATGGAAGAGAAAATCCTCCTGCCGGCTGCACAGCGATGGAACGGAGGCACACCGCTCTCGATGGCGGCGAAGCTCCGGCTCGATCATGGTGCAATCGCTTCTCTGCTCATGCCGACGCCCACTCCGGGTATCGTCGCCGCACTCCGCTCGATCCTCGACATACACAATGTGCTGGAAGAAGGCCCGGATGGCTTATATGAAACGTGCGATAAGCTTGCGGGTTCGCACATTGACCAGTTGATCACCGCGCTCCGTACTGCCCCGGAAGTGACCGTGCTGCCCCATTCTGATACCCCGGCTGTACTGGGCGCCGTCCGCCGAGCCTTGGAGCGAGCCGGCTATGAGTGCCCCGGTGAGCTGACCGCCTCTTGA
- a CDS encoding saccharopine dehydrogenase → MNRVLVLGAGKIGSLIACLLNQHGRYEVHLGDMTLDAAKHLVDALGLERVTPCLLDVRHPDAVSTYLSAHRFDAILSSLPYFCNPTVAGLALTHDLHYFDLTEDVEVTNQIKVLSAGATHAFMPQCGLAPGFISIVAHELMTHFETLDTVKMRVGALPVHPSNALKYSLTWSTDGLINEYGNVCYGIEQGEKVPLQPLEGYETIELDGLLYEAFNTSGGLGTLADSYAGNVRTMNYKTLRYPGHCEKIHLLMKDLKLNEDRETLKRILERAVPQTLQDVVLIYASVTGTNKDGFFEENYVKKIYPHCIKGKLWSAIQMTTASSACGVMDLVLKNPSAYHGFVTQESILLKDFLDNDFGACFR, encoded by the coding sequence ATGAATCGTGTGCTCGTCCTCGGTGCCGGCAAAATCGGATCGCTGATCGCCTGTCTCCTCAATCAGCACGGCCGGTACGAGGTCCATTTGGGCGACATGACCCTCGATGCCGCCAAGCATCTCGTCGATGCTCTCGGCTTGGAACGGGTGACTCCCTGTCTGCTCGATGTCAGGCATCCCGATGCCGTGAGCACCTATCTTTCGGCCCACCGGTTTGATGCGATCCTGTCGAGTCTCCCCTATTTTTGCAATCCGACCGTCGCCGGGCTGGCCTTGACCCACGACCTGCATTACTTCGACCTGACGGAAGACGTCGAAGTGACGAACCAGATCAAGGTGTTGAGTGCGGGGGCGACGCATGCCTTCATGCCGCAATGTGGTCTCGCGCCGGGTTTCATCAGTATCGTTGCGCATGAACTGATGACCCATTTTGAAACGTTGGATACGGTCAAGATGCGTGTGGGGGCGCTTCCCGTGCATCCTAGTAACGCCCTGAAGTATTCGCTCACCTGGTCCACCGATGGACTCATCAATGAGTACGGCAATGTCTGTTACGGGATTGAACAAGGGGAGAAAGTCCCCCTGCAACCGCTCGAAGGATACGAAACGATCGAGTTGGACGGGCTGTTGTACGAAGCGTTCAACACCTCGGGAGGATTGGGAACCTTGGCCGACAGTTACGCTGGAAATGTGCGGACGATGAACTACAAGACACTCCGCTACCCCGGTCATTGTGAAAAAATCCATTTGCTCATGAAGGATCTCAAACTGAATGAAGACCGCGAGACCCTGAAGCGTATTCTCGAGCGTGCCGTCCCGCAAACCCTTCAAGACGTCGTCTTGATTTACGCTTCGGTGACCGGGACGAACAAGGACGGATTCTTCGAAGAAAACTATGTGAAAAAGATTTATCCGCACTGTATCAAGGGAAAACTCTGGTCGGCGATTCAAATGACGACCGCGTCAAGCGCCTGCGGCGTCATGGATCTTGTGTTGAAGAATCCATCGGCGTACCATGGATTTGTCACTCAGGAATCCATATTGTTGAAAGACTTTTTGGACAATGACTTTGGAGCCTGCTTCCGATGA
- a CDS encoding MFS transporter produces MASDPACPITTDIPQRLDRLPWSRWHWLVVGALGITWLLDGLEVSIVASLGPMLTHPDALHLTQSEVGLTASAYLAGSVMGALFFSYLTDRQGRKKWFMITLALYLTATVLTAFSWDLTSFMFFRFLTGAGIGGEYAAINSAIDELIPARSRGHTDLAINGTWWLGSAAGALLTLLLLNPAIFPESIGWRLCFVFGAVLGVAIIIVRRVIPESPRWLMTHGRVHDAEAIVTHIERQVAQHQGTSLTASHGTITVHARPHATIATVARELFQSYPRRTVLGIGLMVTQSFMYNAVSFTYPLLLTKYYGVPGSTIGLYILPFALGNFLGPLVLGRLFDTIGRKPMISLTYGLAGLLLGVTGYLFWAGSLTLFTHMVIWSSIFFFASAGASAAYLTVSEIFPMEIRAMAIAFFFIVAQGAGVAAPWIYGMLIETSTTSVFYGYLVGGGMMLLGAAMELWLGINAEGRSLEQLAPPLSVQKPSSAPHSR; encoded by the coding sequence ATGGCTTCAGATCCCGCTTGTCCCATAACCACCGATATCCCTCAACGTCTGGACCGGCTACCCTGGTCACGCTGGCATTGGCTCGTCGTCGGAGCATTGGGGATCACCTGGTTGCTCGACGGACTGGAAGTATCCATCGTGGCCTCGCTTGGTCCGATGTTGACTCACCCTGACGCATTGCACCTCACTCAATCCGAAGTGGGCCTCACAGCATCCGCGTATCTGGCAGGATCGGTCATGGGCGCGCTGTTCTTTTCATATCTCACCGACCGCCAAGGACGAAAAAAATGGTTCATGATCACGTTGGCACTCTATCTCACGGCAACGGTGCTCACGGCTTTTTCATGGGACCTCACGAGTTTCATGTTCTTCCGATTTTTAACCGGAGCCGGCATCGGAGGCGAATACGCCGCCATCAATTCCGCGATCGATGAATTGATTCCCGCTCGAAGCCGGGGCCACACCGATCTGGCGATCAACGGCACGTGGTGGCTCGGGTCCGCGGCCGGCGCATTGTTGACACTGCTCTTGTTGAACCCGGCGATCTTTCCCGAATCCATCGGATGGCGGCTCTGTTTTGTCTTCGGTGCCGTGCTGGGAGTGGCCATCATCATCGTTCGGCGGGTCATCCCGGAAAGCCCACGGTGGCTCATGACCCACGGCCGGGTGCATGACGCGGAAGCCATCGTGACGCATATTGAGCGTCAAGTGGCGCAACATCAGGGCACATCGCTCACGGCCTCCCACGGCACAATCACGGTCCATGCCCGCCCACACGCGACGATCGCGACCGTGGCCCGAGAACTATTCCAATCGTATCCACGGCGGACCGTGCTGGGCATTGGTCTCATGGTCACACAATCGTTCATGTATAACGCCGTGTCGTTCACGTATCCTCTTCTGCTCACGAAATATTATGGCGTGCCCGGCAGCACCATCGGCCTCTACATCTTGCCGTTCGCATTGGGCAACTTTTTGGGCCCACTCGTGTTGGGCCGACTGTTCGACACGATCGGCCGCAAGCCCATGATCAGCCTCACGTACGGCCTGGCCGGTCTTCTCTTGGGCGTCACAGGATATTTATTTTGGGCTGGTTCTTTGACGCTGTTCACGCACATGGTGATCTGGTCCTCGATCTTCTTTTTTGCGTCTGCGGGGGCGAGTGCCGCCTATCTGACCGTGAGCGAGATCTTTCCGATGGAAATCCGCGCGATGGCGATCGCCTTCTTTTTCATCGTGGCACAGGGAGCCGGCGTGGCAGCGCCGTGGATCTACGGAATGCTGATCGAAACGTCAACCACCAGCGTCTTCTACGGATATCTCGTGGGCGGAGGCATGATGCTTCTCGGTGCGGCGATGGAGCTGTGGCTGGGCATCAATGCGGAAGGGCGGTCTCTCGAGCAGTTGGCGCCTCCATTATCTGTGCAAAAACCATCCTCAGCCCCTCACTCACGCTGA